From Malaclemys terrapin pileata isolate rMalTer1 chromosome 15, rMalTer1.hap1, whole genome shotgun sequence:
ATCCCCTGGTGAGTTAATTAAATACGTCAAGGGGGCGGGAGAACCAGGCATCCTGGCGGTTGGGGTCCGGAGAGCGCGCCAGCATCCCAAGTCGGTCCTGCCGTCTGTCTAAAAACACTAATGGGACTTGGCGGCTGAGGAGAAGGACTGTACCCACTGTGGGGCCAGAGGGGAGACATTGGGGAGTCAGtggggcagccggggggggggtcagtttTGTTCTGTAACCCCCCCATCTGTCAAACCTGGCCACCCCAGTCTTGTCCCTCTTCCCTCCAGAAAGGCAGCGGTGTGGGTGCGCCTGGCACCGGTAACACCTTGTTGTGACCCCCACCCTAGATCCGGTCCAGGGGCAGCGGAAAGGGGGCGATGGTCCATCACCGCTGGGCATCCTCCCCCCTTTACCTCCGATCCAGGCCTCGCTCGCAGTCCGGCATCCCTGGCCCAGCCGACCGGCTCTTTCCAGCTGTGGGCGCCGTGGGATGGCCCCCACGGAAGACCGGAGGGGTCAAAGGCCAGCAATTcaccccctccgccccaccccggcCGCAGGGGCCTGCTGTCCCCGGCTGGCCCAAGGCAGTACGGCCGTGGCCCCGGCGTCAGATGGCCGTGTCCCACAGCACCGTGTGCTGGCGCCGGCAGGGCGGCGTGCCCGCCTTGCGGGTGTCCGTGGTGCGGCGCCAGCTGGGGAGGATGGGCATGCTCTCCTGCTTGCAGAGGCTGCGCTCGGGCCGGTGCCGGGCCTTGATCTCCTTGCAGACGCAGCGCTTCCGCTCGATCACCTCCAGCAGCTTCCCGTCCCGCTCCTGGGCACCCGGCGCTAccccaggcaggggcagcaggcccTGCCCGCCGGAGGGGAGAGTGAGAAGGGTCGCAGAGCGCGGCCTGAGCCCCTGCTCGCCCCCACGCACAGCGTCCCAGCCCGGggatccccgcagctcccccaGTGActcacagcccctgctctccagccCGGGGATCCCTACGGCTCCCCCagtgacccacagcccctgctctcctgGCCTGGGGATCCCTGACCCCCAtacctaacccacagcccctggtcTCCCATCCCGGGGATCCCTGCAACTCCCCCAGTGTCCCACAGCCCCTGGTCTCCCAGCCCGGGGATCCCCGTGGCTCCCCCagtgacccacagcccctggtcTCCCAGCCCGGGGATCCCTGCAACTCCCCCAGTGTCCCACAGCCCCTGgtctcccagcccagggatcccTGCAACTCCCCCAGTGTCCCACAGCCCCTGGTCTCCCAGCCCGGGGATCCCCATGGCTCCCCCagtgacccacagcccctgccagcccggccctgcccccccccagctctgccggtgcccctcactcccgacccgcagcccctgccagcccggccctgccccccccccagctctgccagtgcccctcactcccgacccgcagcccctgccagcccaggcctggcctcctccccccagcctgtcTCCCTGGGTGCTGGACATCTTACCAGGCTGGCTGCGTCTTTGGGGTGGCTGCACGGCCTCTGTGTGTGAATCACGGTGTGTCGCACCCCAGAGGTGGAAGCCGACCGGCCCAGGCGGTAACCTCCGGTGAGGTCTGGAGAGTGGGAAGCCAGCTGTGAGATGGATCACCCTGCCACAtggcgccccctgccctgccctgccccccacggcACAGGACCCCCCACTgatccccctgcccagccccccaccgcCCTTCAGCCCAGCATCCCGTGTCACCCCACTGGGATCAGCTCTGAGCCAGAGGTGAGTgctggctccccctcccttccccgcgGAGCTCACCTCCCCCAGTCCTTGCCAAATCCCCCACCCCGGGGCAGCCCCCTGTCCCGCTTCCCCCCAGCGCCCGGGGGTACCTCCGTTGCGGTGGCAGGCAGGGAAGGTCTGGCATGGCACAGGCAGCCCCGTTCGGCAGCCCGGCATCTTGGGCACCATTCCCTCGGGTCCCGGGGCCCGCACAGGGATCCCCGACAGCAAGGTCCCCGCCAGGGCTTTCTCCTCCCTGTCCGGCTTCAACTGCGCCTCGCCGCTGCCGCTCCAGACCCGGGCGCCCTCGGCGGGCTCTGCTGGAGCAAAGGACAGGGTCAGAGGGGAACACGTTCGAATCCTccatcccctgagccagccagcgcctgccctggggccgggtgggagccagtgccccctagaggggacaggcccctgccccattcctccACCCCCCTAAGCCAGCCAgtgcctgccctggggctggctgggagccagcgccccctagagaggacagccccctgccccattcccaatACTCACTCTCTGGCTCCTTGCCTTTCCGGTTGGCGTAGAGACCCTTCCGCTGCAGCGCCCACCCCACGCCCAGCGTCTCCTCGTCGGCGCCAGCCACCACGTGGGAGCAGGCGATGCTGGCGAAGGCCCCGCGGTCCTGCAGCTGGAACTTCACCACGGGCGCTGCCGCCGCCTTGGCCCCGGCCCCTTTGACGCTCTCGTAGGCCGGCGGGCGCTTCATTCCCCCGCAGGGGGCCGGGTAAGTCCACAGCATGCCCAGGGGCGGCACGGGGCGCGGGGCCGGCTTGCCCACGGGCACGGTGGCCGGCCGGGCACACAGCATGCCGTGCAGCACCGAGATCTCCTTCTCCGTCTTCTGCTCGGCCGGCAGCCCCGAGTGGGTGGTGACTTTGACGGCTGAGTACACCATGGTGTAGGACACCGCCGGCTTGTCCTTGGCCGGCTGCGGCACGGGCAGCATGGAGGGCAGTGGCTTGGACGGGGGGCAGATCATGCTGTGGGAACTGGGCAGCTCCTTCTCCGCCttctgctgcccagcctgctgcgGGGGTAGCGGGGTGGAGTGGCTGCGGGCGCGGCCGGAGGGCACCAGGGCTGGGTGCCCCGGTGGCTGGGGCACAGCGGGCGCCTCCTTGGCGTGGCAGGGCACGGGAAGCTTGGAGGCCTCCTGGGTGCCCGCTTTGTACCCTTTGTGCCCTGTGCCCTGGGGGAAGGCCAGCAGGGGCGGGCGGTGCTGGAGCAGGTTGGGGAAAGGTGGGGGGATGTCGCAGGGGGAGGCCTTGCCCTTGTCCAGCTTGGCCTGGCGCGGGCGGGGGGTGGCGGGCACACCGTTGGCCTCCTCAGGCAGCGGGTACTTCATCTCCTCATAGATCGCCTCACTCTCGTCGGAGTCCTCCTCCCCCGCCGGGGGCCCCCCAGCGCCCCGCAAAACGTCCCCCACCATCTCGATATAGACGGGCTCCTCGTCCTCGGGGTCCGAGCCCTTGGTGTGGCCGTGGGAGAAGGCCCGGCCGAACCGTGGCGGTGGCCCCCCGCCCGTGGGGGTCGCCAGGGGGCGGCTGGAGTAGGTCTCGTCGAAGGAGACCGAGAGCTGGGTGTTGGGGCTGCGCTTAGGTTTCTGGGGGGGCACCTTGCGCCCCAGCTCTCGGCTCTCGGAGCATGACTTCTGGGGGCCTGGGAGAGGGAGAAAGTAGagctgagatgcggccacctctggggggggTGGCTGGTTAagcggggacccctcgcccggcgctgagatgtagccacctctggggtggggcggctggTTATCCAGGGACCCCTCACCTGGAGCTGagatgcgcccacctctggggcagggcggctGGTTACgtggggacccctcgcccggtgctgagatgcagccacctctggggtgaggcaCGGCGGCTCACCTGTTTAGGACTGGAAAGGAATGCCGGGTTTGACtgaggtggcgggggggggcgcgtTGAAGGAAGCTGGCCAATCGCTGGAGCTGAGGTTCGACCAGGGCATTGGGGCTGGCTCTGCCTGTCAGGGGAGGGCGCCCCCTACTGAgcgcccctccctgctccctgcagtacagcaCCCCCTAATGGCACACAGGAGAatgccaaacacacacacacagctccaccagTCCTAAGGCCTCACCGGTTTTCTTGCTGCCGGCCGGCTCTGCCGCCTGCCCCTCGCTTGCCATGCTGAGCTTGGTGCTGGGGTGGCGCTTGGGCTTGGCCGGGGGCTTCTTGGTGCCGGCGGCCCCCTCGCCGTTCTCCACGCTGCCCACCGAGTGGCAGGAGAGGGAGCGGGGCGCCATGCCGCTGGCGCAGGGGTGGGGCGCATGCTCCTGCGAGGCCGGCATGGTCATGAAACCCATCCGGAAGTGGCGGCGGAAGGAGGCCACATCCCGGATCTTCCCCGCTCCCGGGTCCTTGGCTGAGCTGTGGGGACACAAAGAGCAGGAGGTGAGGGGGCACAGGATGCCTGGGTACTCGCGGCGGCTGCCAGGAATTGCCACAAGGTGGGCTAGGTGGGTAGAACCGCATCTGCAAGACCAGGGCAGGTGCCGCGTATACCAGTAGTTGCAACAGTGTGGCACGGCCAGACAGTAAACAGCGATTGCCACTACGGGTGGCTATGCAGAGGCGGTTTACAAGTTtggggggccctgggccagatcaTGTGGGggccccccctgccccttccaccggCAATCCCGCTGCCTGCCGCCCCAGCACGCCTGCCGGGGAAATGCGGTCGGGGGGTGGGCTGGCGGGGCGTGCGATTGCCCATCTTTCCGGGGGCCCCGTGGCTGATCCACCTCTGTGTCTATGGCGTCCGGTGCTGCACCTTGCACCCAAGCAGCCTTCTTGGGcaaatcccagcatgcattgcatCGATCCGACGCTGTCGCAACGGCTGTTCTATCCTGTATCCGAACCGCCTCGCTGCTGCGGCTGAATCTGGGCCACGTTACTGCATGACATTAAGCCACTGTGGGCCTCGTTCTGCCATGCACTGGAACCTCATTGTGACAGCGAGTGGTCTCCATCCGACCCCCAGCGCctcgggcgaggggtccctgtgtaactggccgccccaccccagaggtgggcgcatctCAGAGCCGGGCGAGGGGTCCTCGCGTAACCagccgccctgccccagaggtgggcgcatctcagagctgggcgaggggtccccgtgtcaccagccgccccgccccagaggtggccgcatctcagtATCAGGGGAGGGGTACCTGGataaccagcccccactcccctcgcccagagaacccaggagtcctgacccccgcGCACCCCTTTTTGGGCTCCTCGTCCTTGTGCTGTCGGCACTCCAGCTTGGCCTTGCGGTAGAGCAGGTTCATGTCGTGGCGCAGCGGCTGGCGGGTCTGGCTCAGCGCCCCGTAGGCCCGGCTGCCCCGCTCCTCGATGAACTGCAGGAAGGCAGAGATCAGCGCCTCCTGGGGGCTAGTGCTCATCTTCCCTCGGCCCAGGTCCGGGGGCGCGAGGGGAGCCCACCAGGGGGcgctgctggggggcagagacagAGAGTTAGAGAGGGAGGGCGCCACCGGGGCAGGAAAGGGGATGGGGCCCTTTCCCCGCTGGGAGGTAGTGGTGAGCGGGGgaaccaggatgcctgggttctctccccaaccAGACACAGACAAGCCAGACCCACCATTCTGATCCCcgcggactcctgggttctgtgcccctACACCCGCAGGCCAGAACCACCCTGGCCCCCTGGTTCTATGTCCCCTACACCCGCAGGCCACaaccccccggactcctgggttctatgccccctACACCTGCAGGACAGaaccccccggactcctgggttctatgcctccTACACCCACAGGCCAGAATCCCCCCGGTCCcctgggttctatgccccctacacccgcaggccagaacccccctggtcccctgggttctatgccccctACACCTGCAGGCCAGAatcccccggactcctgggttctatgccccctacacccgcaggccagaaccccccggactcctaggttctatcccccctacacccgcaggccagaaccccccggactcctgggttctattccccctACTCCTGCAGGCCAgaacccccctggcctcctgggttctatgccccctacacccgcaggccagaaccccccggactcctgggttctatctcccctacacccgcaggccagaaccccccggacgcctgggttctatcccccctacacccgcaggccagaacctcccggactcctgggttctatcccccccGCACCCGCAAGCCAACCccccccggacgcctgggttctatcccccctACACCTGCAGGCCAGAACCCCCtggcctcctgggttctatgccccctACACTCGCAGGCCAGAaccccctggactcctgggttctatccccccttcacccgcaggccagaaccccccggactcctgggttctattccccctacacccgcaggccagaaccccccggactcctgggttctatgccccctacacccgcaggccagaaccctcctggcctcctgggttctgtgcccccCACACCTGCAGGCCaaccccccctggcctcctgggttctatgccccctaccacccgcaggccagaaccccccggactcctaggttctatcccccctacacccgcaggccagaacccccccgactcctgggttctatgccccctacacccgcaggccagaaccccccggactcctgggttctatctcccctacacccgcaggccagaaccccccggactcctgggttctatcccccctacacccgcaggccagaactccccccccggactcctgggttctatgccccctacacccgcaggccagaaccctcctggcctcctgggttctgtgcccccCACACCCGCAGGCCAACCCCCcctggacgcctgggttctatcccccctACACCCGCAGGCCAGAACTCCCcggcctcctgggttctatgccccctacacccgcaggccagaaccccccggactcctgggttctatgccccctACACCGGCAGGCCAGaaccccccggactcctgggttctatcccccctacacccgcaggccagaaccctcctggcctcctgggttctatcccccccacacccgcaggccaaccccccctggcctcctgggttctatgccccctacacccgcaggccagaaccccccggactcctgggttctatctcccctacacccgcaggccagaaccccctggactcctgggttctatccccccttcacccgcaggccagaaccccccggactcctgggttctattccccctACTCCTGCAGGCCAgaacccccctggcctcctgggttctatgccccctacacccgcaggccagaacgccccggactcctgggttctatctcccctacacccgcaggccagaaccccccggacgcctgggttctatcccccctACACCAGCAGGCCAGAAcctcccggactcctgggttctatcccccccGCACCCGCAAGCCAACCccccccggacgcctgggttctatcccccctACACCTGCAGGCCAGAACCCCCtggcctcctgggttctatgccccctACACTCGCAGGCCAGAaccccctggactcctgggttctatccccccttcacccgcaggccagaaccccccggactcctgggttctattccccctACTCCTGCAGGCCAgaacccccctggcctcctgggttctatgccccctacacccgcaggccagaaccccccggactcctgggttctatctcccctacacccgcaggccagaaccccccggacgcctgggttctatcccccctacacccgcaggccagaacctcctggactcctgggttctatcccccccGCACCCGCAAGCCAACCCccccccggacgcctgggttctatcccccctACACCTGCAGGCCAGaaccccccggactcctgggttctatctcccctacacccgcaggccagaaccccccggact
This genomic window contains:
- the NYAP1 gene encoding neuronal tyrosine-phosphorylated phosphoinositide-3-kinase adapter 1 isoform X1, giving the protein MSTSPQEALISAFLQFIEERGSRAYGALSQTRQPLRHDMNLLYRKAKLECRQHKDEEPKKGSAKDPGAGKIRDVASFRRHFRMGFMTMPASQEHAPHPCASGMAPRSLSCHSVGSVENGEGAAGTKKPPAKPKRHPSTKLSMASEGQAAEPAGSKKTGPQKSCSESRELGRKVPPQKPKRSPNTQLSVSFDETYSSRPLATPTGGGPPPRFGRAFSHGHTKGSDPEDEEPVYIEMVGDVLRGAGGPPAGEEDSDESEAIYEEMKYPLPEEANGVPATPRPRQAKLDKGKASPCDIPPPFPNLLQHRPPLLAFPQGTGHKGYKAGTQEASKLPVPCHAKEAPAVPQPPGHPALVPSGRARSHSTPLPPQQAGQQKAEKELPSSHSMICPPSKPLPSMLPVPQPAKDKPAVSYTMVYSAVKVTTHSGLPAEQKTEKEISVLHGMLCARPATVPVGKPAPRPVPPLGMLWTYPAPCGGMKRPPAYESVKGAGAKAAAAPVVKFQLQDRGAFASIACSHVVAGADEETLGVGWALQRKGLYANRKGKEPETEPAEGARVWSGSGEAQLKPDREEKALAGTLLSGIPVRAPGPEGMVPKMPGCRTGLPVPCQTFPACHRNGDLTGGYRLGRSASTSGVRHTVIHTQRPCSHPKDAASLGLLPLPGVAPGAQERDGKLLEVIERKRCVCKEIKARHRPERSLCKQESMPILPSWRRTTDTRKAGTPPCRRQHTVLWDTAI
- the NYAP1 gene encoding neuronal tyrosine-phosphorylated phosphoinositide-3-kinase adapter 1 isoform X2 produces the protein MSTSPQEALISAFLQFIEERGSRAYGALSQTRQPLRHDMNLLYRKAKLECRQHKDEEPKKGSAKDPGAGKIRDVASFRRHFRMGFMTMPASQEHAPHPCASGMAPRSLSCHSVGSVENGEGAAGTKKPPAKPKRHPSTKLSMASEGQAAEPAGSKKTGPQKSCSESRELGRKVPPQKPKRSPNTQLSVSFDETYSSRPLATPTGGGPPPRFGRAFSHGHTKGSDPEDEEPVYIEMVGDVLRGAGGPPAGEEDSDESEAIYEEMKYPLPEEANGVPATPRPRQAKLDKGKASPCDIPPPFPNLLQHRPPLLAFPQGTGHKGYKAGTQEASKLPVPCHAKEAPAVPQPPGHPALVPSGRARSHSTPLPPQQAGQQKAEKELPSSHSMICPPSKPLPSMLPVPQPAKDKPAVSYTMVYSAVKVTTHSGLPAEQKTEKEISVLHGMLCARPATVPVGKPAPRPVPPLGMLWTYPAPCGGMKRPPAYESVKGAGAKAAAAPVVKFQLQDRGAFASIACSHVVAGADEETLGVGWALQRKGLYANRKGKEPEKPAEGARVWSGSGEAQLKPDREEKALAGTLLSGIPVRAPGPEGMVPKMPGCRTGLPVPCQTFPACHRNGDLTGGYRLGRSASTSGVRHTVIHTQRPCSHPKDAASLGLLPLPGVAPGAQERDGKLLEVIERKRCVCKEIKARHRPERSLCKQESMPILPSWRRTTDTRKAGTPPCRRQHTVLWDTAI